The following proteins come from a genomic window of Nitrospinota bacterium:
- a CDS encoding LPS-assembly protein LptD, whose amino-acid sequence MHSPRLIFLLSAPVCALFLFVSAAAAEEAPPASKQAHQEAAGRDGQKTLQITADSINYSEKGQTLAAKGDIRITYGDFTVTGQECTIQREIQRGFIQGDVRLQVQNADITAHNMEFSLDSGLGTLWDAKGVFGGNLTFTAGKIERQSADRFIIDEGSLTSCPADNREWVFKARRLDVRMEGIAVFEGASLQFYGVPVFYSPYWFAPAVTKRSTGFLLPGIGYSSTGGATVKNSFFWAISDQDDATLYLDWMDWRGIREGLEYRYAFAERTYGQLNLDYLHDRQLQEPLYSAKYDHRMKINDYADSMARADIESRTSYSKEFDNSIMMRTRRYTDSFVNAHFTGGPYALSLTGRDQRELEVTGGEVFGKRPELLFAAMPRQIAGLPLVAEGSASAVSFAANRHGDGEISRLDARPRLSAPFTLSPFFNVTPWAEGRSTWYSRSETENRAFAVNYYAAGAGVEGPRIHRIFNGDENAWKHVVTPRLDFTYVPGYETGGDGRQQAVPLDILDKHGPKTLAAVSLLNRIYSRSRADEIARLNISQGYDFREAQRIDIAETRPWADLTVEFKSRPAEWLLLNADLAYNHYEHEPSAMNQEAGLTWGDFHISYDRRFVNTPRSTFSSGLLGYRFNKAFSTELSAIYDEDRGEATGSLATVNWESCCWGVSFNAGSRRRTEQLADGGVRSETETRFFLSINLKGIGDIGEKSAPLIPPKVPVRETSAQ is encoded by the coding sequence ATGCATAGTCCCCGGCTGATTTTTCTTCTAAGCGCGCCCGTGTGCGCGCTTTTTCTTTTTGTGTCCGCCGCCGCGGCCGAAGAAGCGCCACCCGCATCGAAGCAGGCGCATCAGGAGGCCGCCGGACGGGACGGCCAAAAAACGCTTCAGATCACCGCCGACAGCATCAACTATTCCGAAAAGGGACAGACGTTGGCCGCCAAGGGGGACATCCGGATCACGTATGGCGATTTCACCGTCACCGGCCAGGAATGCACGATTCAACGCGAAATCCAGAGGGGGTTCATTCAGGGGGATGTGCGGCTGCAGGTGCAAAACGCCGACATCACCGCCCACAACATGGAGTTTTCCCTTGATAGCGGACTCGGCACCCTGTGGGACGCCAAAGGGGTTTTTGGCGGCAACCTTACTTTTACCGCCGGCAAAATCGAGCGCCAATCCGCCGACCGCTTTATCATAGATGAAGGATCGCTCACCAGTTGCCCGGCCGATAACCGGGAATGGGTTTTCAAGGCGCGGCGGCTCGACGTCCGGATGGAGGGGATCGCCGTCTTTGAAGGGGCTTCGCTCCAGTTTTACGGCGTGCCGGTTTTTTATTCCCCCTACTGGTTTGCGCCGGCGGTTACCAAGCGCTCCACCGGTTTTCTGCTTCCCGGCATCGGCTATTCCTCCACGGGGGGAGCCACGGTGAAAAACAGCTTTTTTTGGGCCATCTCGGATCAGGACGACGCCACCCTCTACCTTGATTGGATGGACTGGCGCGGCATCCGCGAAGGGCTGGAATACCGCTACGCCTTCGCCGAGCGCACCTACGGCCAATTGAACCTCGACTACCTTCACGACCGGCAACTGCAAGAGCCGCTCTACAGCGCAAAGTACGACCACCGGATGAAAATCAACGACTACGCCGACAGCATGGCCCGCGCGGATATTGAAAGCCGCACCAGTTACAGCAAGGAATTTGACAACAGCATCATGATGCGCACCCGGCGCTACACCGATTCGTTCGTCAACGCCCATTTTACCGGAGGGCCGTACGCCCTGTCGCTCACGGGACGCGACCAGCGCGAGCTGGAGGTTACCGGCGGCGAGGTATTTGGCAAGCGGCCCGAGCTTTTGTTCGCGGCGATGCCCCGGCAAATCGCCGGATTGCCGCTGGTGGCGGAGGGGAGCGCATCGGCCGTTTCATTCGCCGCGAACCGGCATGGCGACGGCGAAATAAGCCGCCTTGACGCCCGTCCCCGCTTATCGGCGCCATTCACCCTATCGCCTTTTTTTAACGTTACGCCGTGGGCGGAGGGGCGTTCCACCTGGTACAGCCGTTCCGAAACGGAAAACCGGGCGTTCGCGGTGAACTACTACGCGGCCGGCGCGGGGGTGGAGGGGCCGCGCATCCACCGGATATTCAACGGGGATGAAAATGCCTGGAAGCATGTCGTCACCCCCCGGCTCGATTTTACATACGTTCCCGGATACGAAACCGGCGGCGATGGCCGCCAACAGGCTGTGCCGCTGGACATATTGGACAAGCACGGCCCCAAAACCCTCGCCGCCGTTTCGCTGCTGAACCGCATCTATTCCCGCTCACGGGCGGACGAAATCGCGCGGCTCAACATCAGCCAAGGGTACGACTTCCGCGAAGCGCAACGGATCGACATCGCTGAAACGCGCCCCTGGGCCGACCTCACGGTGGAATTCAAGAGCCGCCCCGCCGAATGGCTGCTGCTCAACGCCGACCTGGCATATAACCACTACGAGCATGAGCCATCGGCCATGAACCAGGAGGCGGGGCTTACCTGGGGCGATTTCCATATCTCATATGACCGGCGTTTCGTGAACACCCCGCGTTCAACCTTCTCCTCCGGGCTGTTGGGCTACCGGTTCAACAAGGCGTTCTCCACCGAACTCTCGGCCATCTACGATGAAGACCGCGGCGAGGCCACCGGCTCGCTCGCCACCGTGAACTGGGAATCGTGCTG
- a CDS encoding arginine decarboxylase, pyruvoyl-dependent yields the protein MVSNLVPRKIFFTRGVGVHKEELRSYELALRDAGVERCNLVTVSSILPPRCKIISRKEGEKLLESGAITFVVQARIASNEPHRLVATSIGCAIPTDKNAYGYLSEHHSYGETEKSAGDYAEDLAAAMLASTLGIEFDESQSWDERRQVFKISNKIVNTRNITQTAIVKGRVWHTVVALAVFIL from the coding sequence ATAGTGAGTAACCTTGTACCGCGGAAAATATTTTTCACCAGGGGAGTCGGCGTCCATAAGGAGGAGCTCCGTTCGTATGAGTTGGCGTTGCGCGACGCGGGCGTTGAACGTTGCAATCTCGTGACGGTGTCTTCCATCCTTCCCCCGCGCTGCAAGATCATCAGCCGCAAAGAAGGGGAAAAACTTCTCGAGTCCGGCGCCATCACGTTCGTGGTGCAGGCCCGCATCGCCAGCAACGAGCCGCACCGGCTGGTCGCCACCAGCATCGGCTGCGCCATCCCCACCGATAAAAACGCCTACGGTTATTTGAGCGAGCACCACTCCTACGGCGAAACCGAAAAAAGCGCCGGCGACTATGCCGAAGACCTCGCCGCGGCGATGCTGGCCTCCACGCTGGGCATCGAGTTCGACGAAAGCCAGAGCTGGGACGAGCGCCGCCAGGTGTTCAAGATCAGCAACAAGATCGTCAACACCCGCAATATCACCCAAACCGCAATAGTGAAAGGCCGCGTGTGGCACACCGTGGTCGCGCTAGCCGTCTTTATTCTGTAA